From the Candidatus Zixiibacteriota bacterium genome, one window contains:
- the nifU gene encoding Fe-S cluster assembly scaffold protein NifU produces the protein MSEKVFPYSDKVMDHFMNPRNMGEIEDANAIGDVGNPACGDMMRLYLKIQDEKIVDAKFKTFGCGAAIATSSMLTELIKGISLDEAKKISNKAVAEALDGLPAVKIHCSVMAEEALAAALKDYDKRNNSGNGGS, from the coding sequence ATGAGCGAAAAGGTATTTCCATATTCGGATAAGGTCATGGACCATTTCATGAATCCTCGCAACATGGGCGAGATCGAGGATGCCAACGCGATCGGTGATGTCGGCAACCCGGCCTGCGGGGATATGATGCGTCTGTATTTGAAAATTCAGGATGAGAAGATAGTCGATGCCAAGTTCAAGACCTTCGGATGCGGGGCGGCGATTGCCACCTCCTCCATGCTGACCGAGTTGATCAAGGGGATCTCACTGGATGAGGCCAAAAAGATTTCCAACAAGGCGGTGGCCGAAGCTTTAGACGGACTTCCGGCAGTCAAGATTCACTGTTCGGTTATGGCCGAGGAGGCCCTGGCGGCGGCTTTGAAGGATTACGATAAACGCAATAACAGTGGAAACGGTGGTTCCTGA
- a CDS encoding aminotransferase class V-fold PLP-dependent enzyme, with translation MQSEKNIYFDHQATTPLDKRVFEAMKPYFCEKFGNPSSHIHKQGVTANQALDLARSQVADLIGAKPDEIIFTSGATEANNLAVKGFLRSGEARGKHLIISEVEHYSILNQMYELKNQGYEVTILKVDQNGRVDPTHVDGAVREDTALISINLASSEIGTIQPIAEIAKVAREKGVCFHVDGAAAVGNIPVDVTQLGVDLLTISAHNYYGPKGVGVLYRRSGVNLRQLFEGGFQESGYRSGTENLPGIVGMGEASVLAQKEMSQRIEHLNFLTQRLREGLREKVEYLSFTGDPQHRLPGHVSFWIKYVEGESLLLMLNIKGIMSASGSACSSNLRGHDEEDLAASHVLTAIGVPVEYCSGSLTLSLGKDNTVEEVDYLLGEMPEIVEKLLMMSPLYADKLRGNDPYSQ, from the coding sequence ATGCAGTCAGAAAAAAACATATATTTTGATCACCAGGCCACCACACCACTCGATAAGCGCGTATTCGAGGCGATGAAACCGTATTTTTGTGAGAAGTTCGGCAACCCGTCATCGCATATTCACAAACAAGGAGTAACCGCCAACCAGGCGCTCGATCTGGCACGTAGCCAGGTGGCTGACCTGATTGGAGCTAAACCGGATGAGATTATTTTTACTTCCGGCGCAACCGAAGCCAACAACCTGGCTGTTAAGGGATTTTTGAGATCTGGAGAAGCGCGCGGAAAGCATCTGATTATCTCCGAGGTCGAGCATTATTCGATACTGAACCAGATGTACGAGTTAAAAAATCAAGGCTATGAGGTTACGATTTTGAAAGTCGACCAGAATGGCCGTGTCGATCCCACCCATGTGGACGGGGCTGTCCGGGAGGATACGGCGTTGATTTCGATCAACCTGGCAAGTTCGGAGATCGGAACCATTCAGCCGATTGCTGAAATAGCCAAAGTCGCGCGCGAAAAAGGTGTCTGTTTCCATGTCGACGGTGCCGCGGCTGTCGGCAATATCCCTGTTGATGTCACTCAACTGGGCGTCGATTTACTGACCATCTCAGCTCATAACTACTATGGTCCCAAGGGGGTAGGTGTCCTTTACCGCAGGTCCGGAGTAAATCTCAGGCAACTCTTCGAGGGCGGTTTCCAGGAAAGCGGATACCGTTCCGGAACCGAAAACCTGCCCGGGATAGTCGGGATGGGCGAGGCTTCAGTTCTGGCGCAGAAAGAGATGTCGCAACGGATCGAGCATCTCAATTTTCTGACCCAACGTCTTCGCGAGGGCCTCCGGGAAAAAGTAGAATATCTCAGTTTCACCGGCGATCCACAGCATCGTTTGCCGGGTCATGTCTCTTTCTGGATCAAATATGTGGAGGGGGAATCGCTTTTGCTGATGCTCAACATCAAGGGGATTATGTCCGCCTCAGGTTCAGCCTGCTCTTCCAACTTACGAGGTCATGATGAGGAGGATCTGGCGGCCTCGCATGTGCTTACCGCGATAGGGGTGCCGGTCGAATACTGTAGCGGCTCGCTCACGCTCTCGCTGGGCAAGGACAACACCGTTGAGGAGGTCGATTACCTGCTCGGGGAGATGCCGGAGATCGTCGAGAAATTGCTCATGATGTCGCCATTGTACGCAGATAAGCTGCGTGGAAATGATCCCTATTCGCAATAA